The Anaerolineales bacterium region CGCACTTTATTGGATGCGCTGGCAGGTTGTCCGCGCGTCTCGCCCATGGTTGGAGCAGGTAGGCATTCGTCCATGAATCGTCGCAGTTACATCATCCTCTTCGTTGTCGGCTTGATCGTCCCCCTCGTCATCTCGCGCTTTCAAGACCTGCCCGGCTACATGGACGCCGATTATTACTTCGCGGGCGGCATTCAACTCGCGCAGGGCAAAGGCTTCACCGAACCCTACATTTGGAATTACCTCAGCGACCCGCAATCGCTCCCGAATCCTTCGCACACGTATTGGATGCCCCTCGCTTCCATCGTCTCCGCGCTGGGGATGTGGATTTTGGGACTCACAACGTACGCGGCTGGACGCGCCCCGTTCATTCTCCTTTCAGCCTGTGTGCCGCTCGTTGTAGCGACTCTCGCCTTCAAGGTTTCTCACCGCTCGCGCTTCTCGATGGTCTCCGGCTTCCTCTCGATCTTTTCGATGTACTACGCGCCGTTCATGCCCGTCCCGGATAATTACGCGTTGTGCATGATTCTCGGCGCGGTGTTTCTTTTCCTAGCCCCGCGTTCTCAAAAGTGGATTCCCCTCGCGCTCGGCGCGCTGGCTGGCTTGCTGACCCTCTCGCGTAGTGACGGCTTGCTCTGGCTTGGGTTGGCAGGCTTGACCATGTTTTGGAAAAATTCGCTCTTTCTCAAACTGCAGAAGGTGAAACTCACCGAACCTCCCGAACCGACAGGGATTCTGATTCGCAAACTTTTGTTTTCATGGGTATTTGTTTTTGTCGGCTACCTGCTCGTTATGGGATTCTGGCATTATCGCAACTACGCCTTGTTTGATTCGTTCCTCACGCCTGGCGGCGGACGATTGCTCTGGCTCGAAAATTACAACCAGACCTTTATTTATCCGCCGGAGGCGTTGACGCGGGAAGGATTTTTGCAGGCGGGCTGGGGCGCTGCGCTGCAGGATCGCGTCGCCGCTCTTCAAACGAATCTGGGTCACGCGATTGCCGCGCAAGGCGAGATATTCCTATTTCCGTTTATTGTGTTGGGGCTGTGGCAACTCCGAAGCAATTTACGCGTTCGTATCGCGGTCACCGGCTGGTTGATCCTTTTCGTCGTGATGACCGTCCTCTTTCCGTTTGCCGGTCCGCGTGGGAGTTTCTTCCACGCCGGCGCGGCGTTCCAGCCGATGTGGTGGGTCGCCGCGCCCATCGGGTTGGATGCGCTCATCCATTGGGTGAGGCGGCGCGGGTATTTTCTGGATAGCAAAGCCTCCCCAATATTTCACTCCGCGCTGGTTTTACTTGCCTTCGTGATGACCGTTTATCTTGTAAACCTGCGTGTCGTTGCAGGCGGTTGGGCGAGAGATGACTCTATCTACCCGTCGGTGGAGGAAACGCTCGAAGAAAACGGGATCAGCCCGAACGACGTAGTGATCGTCCGCAATCCGCCGGGCTATTTCATCGCGTCGAATCGTCCCGCAGTAGTATTGCCGTTCGGCGACGAGTCGACCATCCTGGCAGTGGCTGAAAAATTCAACGCCCGATACCTTGTTTTGGAAAAGGGCGGCACGTTTGACGCGATCCAAGATTTATACGACGAGCCGGATGGCAATCCGTCGTTCGATTATTTGGGAGAAGTAGATGGCGCGCGTCTCTATCGCATCGAAGTCTCGCGTTGACTCTTACCTCGTGATCGCGGTTGCCGCGCTGTGCGGGGTTTTGCTGTATGTGGCGATGAGCGCGCTTACGTTTCGCGTCGGCTTCCCGCTCGATGACGCGTGGATTCATTTGACCTACGCGCGCAATTTTGCCGAACACGGCGAGTGGGCGTTTCGACTCGGCGAACAGTCTGCCGGTTCCACCGCGCCGCTGTGGACGTTTCTCCTCTCCATCGGCTATTTCCTCCGCCTTGCTCCATATCTCTGGACATTTTTCCTCGGCTGGCTCGTGTTGACCGCGCTGGGAATTTTCGCTGAAAATTCTGCGCGTAAACTTGTCGGCTCGTACAAATCGAATTTCCCTTGGGTCGGACTTTTTTTTGTCCTTGCGTGGCATCTCACGTGGTCTGCCGTCTCTGGGATGGAAACTCTCCTGCACGGATTAATCCTCTTCGTTGTGCTTGTTGAGTTGATCAAAGGTTCGCGCCGCTATCTCGCGCTTGGGTTGCTCGCCGGGCTCAGCGTGTGGGTGCGTCCCGATGGCATGACTTTGCTCGGTCCGATTTTGTTCACCGCTTTGCTGGCGGAAAGATCATGGTCGGCGCGCGCAAAGGCGATTTTCAACGTTGCGATGGGTTTCGGCGCGCTGTTTCTTTTTTACCTCCTTTTCAATCTGGCATTGTCGGGGAATCCAATGCCGAACACGTTCTATGCAAAACAGGCAGAGTACCGGGAGTTTTGGCTTTCCAAGCTGTTGACGGAAAGAATCGGCGATTATCTATTGCCGATGATCGCTAGCCCTTTTCTCGTCCTTCTTCCGGGCGCGGTCTTGTGGCTGAAAAAAGCGATCACCGCGCGCAACTGGGGCGGGTTGGCGGGGCTGATTTGGTTCATCGGTTATGTCGCGATCTATTTCGTGCGACTGCCCGCTTACCAGCATGGACGATACATTATCCCCGCGCTGCCGATCTTGTATTTTTGGGGAGCGCTCGGTTTTATCGAATTTATCGGCAACCTCAAGTCGAACGCGCGGCTGGTGTTGTTGTGGAAAAATCTCCTCGCTGTTTTGACGGTCGCGTTCGCTTTCGTCGGCGCGGGACAAAATGCGCGCGATGTGGCGTGGATCGAAAGCGAGATGGTGGAGACCGCCAAATGGGTTCGGCAAAATCTTCCCTCGAATTCGATTCTTGCCGTTCACGACATCGGCGCGATCGGATATTTCACGGATAATCCTTTGTTAGATTTGGCTGGGCTTGTCAACCCTGAAGTTGTACCGTTTATCCGGGATGAGGCGCGGCTGGCGGAGTACCTCAACGCCAAGTCCGCAGACTATTTGGTCACGCTTCCCAGTTTTTACCCCAGCCTCACGCCGGGGAAAGAGCCGGTCTTTGTCGGCAGTGGGGATGGCGAGCGGATGGTCGTCTATCGGTGGCGGTGAGGATAACGAAACTGAAATGGACGCGCGCCATCGGGTAATTGCTCCGAAGGTGTCTACTGTGCTATACTCCCGTCAGGAATTTCTAAAAGGTGTTGATGAACGAAATTACAATGATTGTGGCAGACGATCATCCATTGTTCCGTCAAGGTGTTGTGGATGCGCTCTCCCTTGAGCGGGATTTTCGGGTGCTCGCGCAAGCGTCTAATGGGAGCGAAGCGCTTGATCAGATACTGGCGTTGAAACCTCATGTTGCCATCCTTGATGTGAACATGCCGGGGATCAATGGTCAGCAAGTGACATATCGGTTGAGTTCCGATCGTATTTCTACGCGCGTGGTATTGCTTACCGGCTACGACGATATCGAGCAGGCGATCCATGCCATGCTGGCTGGCGCGGGCGGCTATTGCGCCAAGGATATCGAACCGGAGGTTCTGTCTCGCACGGTGCGGGCGGTGGCGGAAGGAAAGTATGCCGTTGCCGGGAATATTTTCAACCGCCGCGAACTTGATCATTGGATTGACGAACAAATCGAGGGAGCGCGTCGCTCGTACAGTGAGCCGGGCGCGCCGTTCCATCCGTTGTCTGATCGTGAAATGGAAGTGCTGTCTTGCGTGGTGCGCGGGATGAGCAACAAGGAAATTGCGGGTCTGCTCGGCATTAGCCATCAGACGGTGAAGAATCACGTTACTTCCATCCTGCGAAAATTTGGGGTCGAAGATCGCACCCAAGCGGTGGTCTACGCGCTCAAGCGCGGCTGGGTGAAATT contains the following coding sequences:
- a CDS encoding response regulator transcription factor is translated as MNEITMIVADDHPLFRQGVVDALSLERDFRVLAQASNGSEALDQILALKPHVAILDVNMPGINGQQVTYRLSSDRISTRVVLLTGYDDIEQAIHAMLAGAGGYCAKDIEPEVLSRTVRAVAEGKYAVAGNIFNRRELDHWIDEQIEGARRSYSEPGAPFHPLSDREMEVLSCVVRGMSNKEIAGLLGISHQTVKNHVTSILRKFGVEDRTQAVVYALKRGWVKLQFEQEKE